One segment of Brassica napus cultivar Da-Ae chromosome C3, Da-Ae, whole genome shotgun sequence DNA contains the following:
- the LOC111204710 gene encoding protein SHORT-ROOT-like has translation MDTLFTLVSLQQQQSDSIITNKSSQSRTSTTTTGSPQIADHYNFPQSDVVEECLNFFMDEEDLSSSNSSQHNHHHNNNPSNYYSPFTTPTQYHPATSPTPSSTAAAVAASASLASPYSSGHHPDPSDFSISQTPPSFDFAANAKWADSILLEAARAFSDKDTTRAQQILWTLNEISSPYGDTEQKLSFYFLQALVNRMTGSGERCYRTMVTAAATEKTCSFEQTRKTMLKFQEVSPWATFGHVAANGAILEAVDGEAKIHIVDISSTFCTQWPTLLEALATRSDDTPHLRLTTIVVANKYVNDQTASHRVMKEIGHRMERFARLMGVPFTFNIIHHAGDLSEFDPNKLDIKSEEVLAVNCVGAMHGIAPRGNPRDALISKFRRLRPRIMTIVEEEADLVGEEGFDDEFLRLFGESLRWFRVCFGSLEESFPRTSTEWLTLERAAGRAIVDVVACEPSDSTERRETARKWSMRMRNGGFDAVGYSDEVADDVKALLRRYKEGVWSMVQCSDSAGIFLCWRDQPVVWASAWRPT, from the coding sequence ATGGACACTCTCTTTACATTAGTTAGTCTCCAACAACAACAATCCGATAGTATCATTACAAATAAATCGTCGCAAAGCAGAACCTCTACCACCACTACTGGCTCTCCACAAATAGCTGATCACTACAACTTCCCACAAAGCGACGTCGTCGAAGAATGCTTAAACTTTTTCATGGATGAAGAAGACCTTTCCTCTTCTAATTCATCTCAACACAACCATCACCACAACAACAATCCTAGTAACTACTACTCTCCCTTCACTACTCCCACCCAATACCATCCCGCCACATCACCAACTCCTTCCTCCACCGCCGCCGCCGTAGCAGCCTCCGCTTCCTTGGCCTCACCTTACTCATCCGGCCACCACCCTGACCCTTCCGATTTCTCCATCTCTCAAACTCCTCCTTCCTTCGACTTCGCAGCCAATGCCAAGTGGGCCGACTCCATCCTCCTCGAAGCAGCACGTGCCTTCTCCGACAAAGACACCACACGTGCCCAACAAATCCTCTGGACACTCAACGAGATCTCTTCACCATACGGAGACACCGAGCAGAAACTCTCTTTTTACTTCCTCCAAGCTCTCGTCAACCGCATGACCGGTTCAGGCGAACGATGTTACCGCACAATGGTAACCGCCGCAGCAACGGAGAAGACATGCTCCTTCGAACAAACGCGCAAGACCATGCTCAAGTTCCAAGAAGTAAGCCCGTGGGCCACGTTTGGACATGTGGCGGCAAACGGAGCGATCTTGGAAGCAGTAGACGGAGAGGCAAAGATCCACATCGTTGACATAAGCTCGACGTTTTGCACTCAGTGGCCAACTCTTCTAGAAGCCTTAGCCACAAGATCAGACGACACGCCACACCTAAGACTAACCACAATAGTTGTCGCTAATAAATACGTCAACGACCAAACGGCATCGCATCGTGTGATGAAAGAGATAGGACACCGAATGGAGAGGTTTGCTAGGCTAATGGGAGTTCCTTTTACATTCAATATTATTCATCACGCCGGAGATTTATCTGAGTTTGATCCCAACAAGCTCGATATTAAATCAGAGGAGGTCTTGGCCGTCAACTGTGTAGGTGCCATGCATGGGATTGCGCCTCGAGGAAACCCTAGAGACGCTCTGATATCTAAATTCCGAAGGTTAAGGCCGAGGATAATGACCATcgtcgaagaagaagctgatctTGTCGGAGAAGAAGGCTTTGATGATGAGTTCTTGAGATTGTTTGGAGAAAGCCTACGTTGGTTTAGGGTTTGCTTTGGGTCGTTGGAAGAGAGTTTTCCGAGGACGAGCACTGAGTGGTTGACGCTAGAGCGTGCGGCGGGACGTGCGATCGTTGACGTGGTGGCTTGTGAGCCGTCGGATTCGACGGAGAGGAGAGAGACGGCGAGGAAGTGGTCGATGAGGATGAGGAATGGAGGGTTTGATGCGGTGGGGTATAGTGATGAGGTGGCTGATGACGTAAAAGCTTTGTTGAGGAGGTATAAGGAAGGAGTTTGGTCGATGGTACAGTGCTCTGATTCTGCCGGAATATTTCTTTGTTGGAGAGATCAGCCGGTGGTTTGGGCTAGTGCGTGGCGGCCAACGTAA